The Zonotrichia leucophrys gambelii isolate GWCS_2022_RI chromosome 23, RI_Zleu_2.0, whole genome shotgun sequence genome includes a region encoding these proteins:
- the KDF1 gene encoding keratinocyte differentiation factor 1 gives MLGRRSRLPPELSGARQREQPCPEAVPLRARAARDSRDSRDSRDTDVSLEVLSGSESKAGRGRAQQMRDRKGRKAELKDPNGREAETITFISGTAEAPPNQGFCCSSLSQAWNTYKAVFCCIVTCGGCFQDCSVCIPYPGPAEASTDDGKNGDYNGRLPNSPTNTSPAEKNGNQIKKSSMGSSFSYPDVKLKGIPVYPNRNTNHHVESDSCCKELLEKPFRNSIEKPALPSSHRSSEEYYSFHESDVDISELNGSMSSRQIDVLIFKKLTELFSVHQIDELAKCTSDTVFLEKTNKISDLINSITQDYNLDEQDAECRLVRGIIRISTRKSRVRPHICSQGQQDASGRGTAPDSGNETMLESMVISQDELAVQISEETPADVLARNMRRHSSAGSPTSRDSSFQDTETDSSGAPLLQVYC, from the exons ATGCTGGGCCGGAGGAGCCGCCTGCCCCCCGAGCTGAGCGGCGCccggcagagggagcagccctgcccggAGGCCGTGCCCCTGCGGGCCCGCGCAGCCAGGGactccagggacagcagggacagcagggacacggaTGTCAGCCTCGAGGTGCTCAGTGGCTCCGAGAGCAAAGCCGGCCGCGGCCGCGCGCAGCAGATGCGGGACAGGAAAGGGCGCAAGGCCGAGCTCAAAGACCCCAACGGCCGCGAGGCAGAGACCATCACCTTCATCTCTGGGACAGCAGAGGCTCCCCCAAACCAgggcttctgctgctcctccctgtcTCAGGCCTGGAACACGTACAAGGCTGTTTTCTGTTGCATAGTGACGTGTGGGGGCTGCTTCCAGGACTGCAGTGTCTGCATTCCCTACCCAGGGCCCGCTGAGGCCTCCACAGATGATGGCAAGAACGGAGACTACAATGGGCGGCTGCCAAACAGCCCTACCAACACCTCTCCTGCTGAGAAGAACGGGAACCAGATCAAAAAGTCCAGCATGGGCAGCAGTTTCAGTTACCCAGACGTGAAGCTGAAGGGCATCCCTGTCTATCCAAACAGGAACACCAACCACCACGTGGAATCTGATtcctgctgcaaggagctgctggagaagcccTTCAGGAACAGCATAGAAAAGCCAGCGCTCCCCAGCAGCCACCGGAGCTCAGAGGAGTATTACTCCTTCCACGAGTCCGACGTGGACATCAGCGAGCTGAACGGCTCCATGTCCAGCAGGCAGATCGACGTGCTGATCTTCAAGAAGCTCACGGAGCTCTTCAGCGTCCACCAGATCGACGAGCTGGCCAAGTGCACCTCGGACACCGTCTTCCTGGAGAAGACCAACAAGATCTCGGACCTCATCAACAGCATCACTCAGGACTACAACCTGGACGAGCAGGACGCCGAGTGCCGGCTGGTGCGGGGCATCATCCGCATCAGCACCCGCAAGAGCCGCGTGCGGCCCCACatctgcagccagggccagcaggacgCGTCCGGCCGCGGCACCGCGCCCGACAGCGGCAACGAGACCATGCTGGAGTCCATGGTCATCAGCCAGGACG AGCTGGCCGTGCAGATCTCGGAGGAGACCCCGGCGGATGTGCTGGCCAGGAACATGAGGCGGCACAGCAGCGCAG GCTCTCCAACCAGCAGAGATTCCTCTTTCCAGGACACAGAGACTGACTCCTCAGGGGCACCTCTGCTCCAGGTGTACTGTTAA